Part of the Halococcus agarilyticus genome, CGCGGATCGTCTCGATCACGCTCGCGTCGGCGTTTTCCGGCGCGAGCAGTTCCGTACCCGACGATCGGCCGTCGATTCCGATGGGTGTGCGTCCGCCGTGGATTTCGACTGTGATCTCGCCGTTCTGAATCGCCGCGAGGATCTCGCCGGCGGCCCCGACCGCCAGATCCTCGTGGAACACCTCGCGGACGGCCTCGTCGTAGACAGGGGTCCCTTCGAGCGCGGCGAGGAGCCGATCCCGGCCGAAGCGCTCGTTGCCCTGCCACGATTTGAGCGCGCCGAACGTCGCCGCGACCTGGGCGAGTTTGAACTTCAGCGCGTCGGAGTTCTTGAGGCTGAGTTCGATGATCCCCTCGACGTGTGTGGGATCGGTGTCTTCGAGGATTTCGACGATGTCCCGACCCGCCACCCCCCGAGGAACGTCGAGTTCGATCCGGTAGGGATCGATCTCCATCCCGACCGACGAGCCGGTCTGCTGGCCGAGCAGCGCCGACAGCACCCGCCCCAGTGTCTCGTTCACGGTGTGGCCGAACGCGGCGTTCACCACCGCGTCGCGGTTTTCGAACTCGACCACGATCCGGTCGTCGGTCGGTATCGGGGCGTCGGTCTCGGCGTGGCGCTCGATCGGACCGAGCGCCTCGTTCGCGGTGTACTCGTCGGTCGGGTAGCGCTCGACGAGATCGCGCGCTACCGATTCCCGCGACGCGCCGCCAGCGAACGACTCGCCCGCCCGCCCGCGGATCGCACCGACCTCGCCCGCGACCGGTTTCGGGACTGGTATCTCCTGGCCGGTCCACGAGGGCACTTCGCCCGCAGGGTCCTCGATCGGGCTGACTTTCACCTCGCTCTCCTCGTCGTCGACCTCCGCGATCCGCCACATCTCACCCTGCTGGATGAACACCTCGCCCGGCCCCGCGAAGTTGACCACGAACCGCTCGTCAAGCGTACCGATGGTTCGCCCGGAGGCCATGTCCGCGACCGTGTAGGTCTCCTCGTCGGGGATCATCGAGAGGTTCGCGTAGAAATACTGCCACGTGCCGCCGGATTTTTCGAGCCGGTCGGCCTCCTCGTCGAGCCAGAGAATCCGGTTCCCGTCGAGCTCGCGGACCACCTCGCGGAACCGCTCCTCACCGAGGTCCCGGAACGGGTAGGCCCGCGTGACGATTTCGTAGGCCCGTCGGGCGCTGATCTCACCGAAATCCATCACGAGCCCCGCGATCTGGTTCGCCACCGTGTCGAGGCTGCCGTGGTGGATCTCGGCGGGTTCGACCAGCCCCTCGTGGGCGCGCCGGCAGATCGCGAGCGCTTCGAGCGTGTCGTCCGGCCGCGTCGTGAGAACGGTCCCCGAGGAGAGCCGATCGGCGCGGTGGCCCGCCCGTCCCACCCGTTGCAGGAGGCGGGCGACCTCGCGGGGACTCTGGTACTGAATGACGTGATCGACCCGCCCCACGTCGATCCCGAGTTCCATCGAGGACGTGCACAACAACCCGTCGAGCTCGCCGGCTTTGAACGCGTCCTCGACCTCGATCCGGGCCTCTTTCGAGAGCGAGCCGTGGTGGACGCCGATGGGGAGATCGAGCGCGTTGCACCGCGAGCCGAGCGCTTCGGCGGTCTGGCGGGTGTTGACGAAGATCAGTGTCGACTCGTTGTCGGCGACGAGATCAGCGATTGCGCGGACGTGGCTCGCAAGCGGGGGTTCGGTGGCGAGCTCGCCCGCGAGCCGCTCGTCCTCGTCGGTGACGTGGGGCTCGCGCACCCGGACATCGAGTCGGCTGCCGACATCGACTTCGATCAGCTCGCAGCCACGATCGCCGGTGAGGAACTTCCCCACTTCGCCGGGATCGCCGACGGTCGCCGAGAGCCCGATCCGCTGGAACGCGTTTGCGAGCTCACGGAGCCGTTCGAGCCCGATCGTCAACTGCGCGCCGCGCTTCGACGCCGCGAGTTCGTGAACTTCGTCGATGACGACGTGCGAAACGTCGGAAAGGGCTTTCCGGAGTTTTTCGCCCGTGAGCATCGCCTGGAGCGTCTCGGGCGTCGTCACGAGCACGTCCGGCGGATCGTTCGCCTGCTTTTGTCGCTGGTACTGGGTGGTGTCGCCGTGGCGCACGTCGATGTCCAGATCGAGCTGGTCGCCCCACCAGTCGAGCCGGTCGCGCATGTCGCGGTTGAGTGCCCTGAGCGGCGTGATGTAGAGCACCGAGATGCCGAATCGATCGGTGTCGGCGACGGCATCGAACACCGGGAGCATCGCGGTCTCGGTTTTCCCGGTGCCCGTCGGCGCGATCACGAGCCCGTCTCGACCGGCGGCGAGCGGCGGGATCGCCTTGCGCTGTGGCTCGGTCGGCGTCTCGAACCCGCGTTCTGAGAGCGCCGTCCTGACCGCGCTCCCGAGATGCGTGAAGGCCGCCGCAGGGCCGGCGGCCTCGCTGTCTGCCATTGAATACGGAAGGAGCGCGAACCGATTAAGGACTCCGTCTCGCCGACGTTTCGGCAGGATCGGCGGGCCGGTGGGACCGATCAGTTTTCGAACGCGCGCTGCCGTTCCCGCACCGCGTCGGCGACCGCCTCGTAGTTCGGGATCCCCGAAAAGCTCAGCATCGAACTGCTATCGGTCCGGAACGCGACGGTTCCCAGACCGCGGAGCCGTTCGATCAGTCCTGTCTCGGTGTAGATTGCCCTGAGCGCCGCGATCCGGTACTCGGTCGTTCGGACCGAGAGCACACCGTACTGAGCGATGAGCCGCTGGTCGGTCACGACGTAGCGGGTGTGGCGGCGTTCGAGCCAGGCCATCGCGTAGAGCACCAGGCCGAGACCGAACACCGGGAGCAACACCGTCCCCAGCGCGAGGACGTCCGCCCAGTTCGACCACGCGGGCTGGAGGTCGTAGCGCACGCGCTCGTCCTCGAGCAGCGTGACGCCCTGGAGATCGTCGAGGGTCGCGTCGTCCGTCCGGCGGACGGCGGTTCCCGCGTCGTCCATCGAAGTCATGCTCTCGTCGCCGACCGGCGGGGACAAAACGATGGTGTTCGTGGCCGAATGTTTTTGTTGCAGCCACGTGTGTCGTGACTGTGAACCTCACGCTCGTTTCGTGGATCGCGCTCCTCGGCACCGGCGGCCTGCTGTTCGCCCAGTCGCTCGCGGACGTCATCGCCCGTCGCCGGTTCTGGTACAGCGTAGCGACGCTCGTTGGCAGCACTACCCTGCTGATCGGCGTGGGGCTGCAGGCGCTGAACGCCGGTGGAGTTCCGAGCGGCGAAACACCGATGGCGGCCGCCGTGCTCGTCGTCGCCGGGTGCGTGGCGGTGGCGATCGGAACGACGTGGCGGTTCGCCGGTCAAACGCGCTCGTAGCTCCCGAGTCGCGTCCCGTCGAGCAGGTACGCTTCGCCCTCGGCGATTCCATCCGGCAAGAACGGAGCGAGGAACGCCTGGCCGGGCACGTTCACCCACGTCCCGCCCGAGAGGTCGTTGAACGCCGGGAAGACCACGAGTTCGGCGTCGATCGCAAGCTCGTCGTCGTAGTGTTCACAGAATGGCTCCGGGACGAGTCGGCCGCGGAGCCACGCGCGCTCGGCTCGGCTCCCGCCGACCTCGTCCTCCAGCCGGACGGTCGGATGTTCGTGGCCGACACAGATCACCTCGCAGTCAAGCACGTCCCTGCTCGGCCACGTGTGGCCGTGGGCGAGTCCCACGCTCCCGAACCGGATTCCGTCAGGCGGCGTCACGTCGATCTCGATCCCGGCGTCGTCGGCCAGCGACTCGATCTCACCGTCGTGATTCCCTTTCACGACCGTCACCGATACCAGATCATCGAGCGCGGCGAACAGCGTCGTGAGTTCGTCGCGCTCGGCTCCCCGTGCGCCGCCGATGGCGTGGGCGAGGTCGCCGAGAAACACGACTCGGTCGGCATCCGTCGTATCGAGCAACGAGAGGAGGTGTTCGCGGCGCTCGCGGGACTGACTCGGAAGTTCGACACCCTGCCGGCCGAGTCCGGCTT contains:
- a CDS encoding DEAD/DEAH box helicase, encoding MADSEAAGPAAAFTHLGSAVRTALSERGFETPTEPQRKAIPPLAAGRDGLVIAPTGTGKTETAMLPVFDAVADTDRFGISVLYITPLRALNRDMRDRLDWWGDQLDLDIDVRHGDTTQYQRQKQANDPPDVLVTTPETLQAMLTGEKLRKALSDVSHVVIDEVHELAASKRGAQLTIGLERLRELANAFQRIGLSATVGDPGEVGKFLTGDRGCELIEVDVGSRLDVRVREPHVTDEDERLAGELATEPPLASHVRAIADLVADNESTLIFVNTRQTAEALGSRCNALDLPIGVHHGSLSKEARIEVEDAFKAGELDGLLCTSSMELGIDVGRVDHVIQYQSPREVARLLQRVGRAGHRADRLSSGTVLTTRPDDTLEALAICRRAHEGLVEPAEIHHGSLDTVANQIAGLVMDFGEISARRAYEIVTRAYPFRDLGEERFREVVRELDGNRILWLDEEADRLEKSGGTWQYFYANLSMIPDEETYTVADMASGRTIGTLDERFVVNFAGPGEVFIQQGEMWRIAEVDDEESEVKVSPIEDPAGEVPSWTGQEIPVPKPVAGEVGAIRGRAGESFAGGASRESVARDLVERYPTDEYTANEALGPIERHAETDAPIPTDDRIVVEFENRDAVVNAAFGHTVNETLGRVLSALLGQQTGSSVGMEIDPYRIELDVPRGVAGRDIVEILEDTDPTHVEGIIELSLKNSDALKFKLAQVAATFGALKSWQGNERFGRDRLLAALEGTPVYDEAVREVFHEDLAVGAAGEILAAIQNGEITVEIHGGRTPIGIDGRSSGTELLAPENADASVIETIRERIREDRMRLLCLHCEEWERTQEVGRIPDQPECPLCGSTRIAALNPWAEEVVAAVRADEKDDEQEKQTQRAHQAATLVQSHGKQAVIALAARGVGPHNAARIIAKLRENEDDFYRDILAQERQYARTQSFWD
- a CDS encoding PH domain-containing protein produces the protein MTSMDDAGTAVRRTDDATLDDLQGVTLLEDERVRYDLQPAWSNWADVLALGTVLLPVFGLGLVLYAMAWLERRHTRYVVTDQRLIAQYGVLSVRTTEYRIAALRAIYTETGLIERLRGLGTVAFRTDSSSMLSFSGIPNYEAVADAVRERQRAFEN
- a CDS encoding metallophosphoesterase, which translates into the protein MDRAASAGVEPVPGEPAAVIESEDERALCVADYHAGLEAGLGRQGVELPSQSRERREHLLSLLDTTDADRVVFLGDLAHAIGGARGAERDELTTLFAALDDLVSVTVVKGNHDGEIESLADDAGIEIDVTPPDGIRFGSVGLAHGHTWPSRDVLDCEVICVGHEHPTVRLEDEVGGSRAERAWLRGRLVPEPFCEHYDDELAIDAELVVFPAFNDLSGGTWVNVPGQAFLAPFLPDGIAEGEAYLLDGTRLGSYERV